Proteins from a genomic interval of Rhodococcus rhodochrous:
- a CDS encoding phage protein Gp36 family protein, protein MSTTLNVESFSEINIRERSTLAEDAEAGSTVLTLSSTEGYVAGDILYLGHLSREGCEKTVIASVDDATTVTLTNPTTLPHARFEPVTSVLGDLIRIYRAVNVDGGVPSTEMFAVLATRSIDPDQLSTYFTDSQGSSNYWYRFTYFNAATMDETSLNDSIPVRGDDFGHYASLTEIRREAGFENATNLSDVVVDQKRRAAESEVNTALSSAYTTPFDPVPEIIRTLTIQLAAGYLLQYAYGERSAAASVKLKDARTQMEALQNRDQTITDETGNSIAGDGISYWPGENEPRAFTMDQRF, encoded by the coding sequence ATGAGCACAACACTGAACGTCGAGTCCTTCAGCGAGATCAATATCCGGGAGCGGTCCACGCTTGCCGAGGACGCAGAAGCCGGCTCGACGGTACTGACACTATCGAGCACGGAAGGCTACGTAGCCGGGGACATCTTGTACCTGGGCCACCTTAGCCGGGAGGGGTGCGAGAAGACCGTCATCGCGAGTGTTGACGATGCGACCACGGTGACACTGACGAACCCGACGACCTTGCCTCATGCGCGCTTCGAGCCCGTGACCAGCGTGCTGGGCGATTTGATCCGTATCTACCGGGCCGTGAACGTGGATGGGGGCGTGCCCTCGACCGAGATGTTCGCTGTGCTTGCCACGCGCTCGATCGACCCGGACCAGTTGAGTACCTACTTCACTGACTCCCAGGGCAGCTCCAACTACTGGTACCGCTTCACGTACTTCAACGCGGCCACGATGGACGAGACTTCGCTCAACGATTCGATCCCGGTCCGCGGCGATGACTTTGGCCATTACGCGAGCCTGACCGAGATCCGGCGCGAAGCAGGCTTTGAGAACGCCACGAACCTGTCTGACGTGGTGGTGGACCAGAAGCGCCGGGCTGCGGAGAGCGAGGTCAACACTGCGCTGTCCAGTGCCTACACGACACCCTTCGACCCAGTACCGGAGATCATCCGCACCCTGACCATCCAGCTGGCAGCCGGCTACTTGCTCCAGTACGCGTACGGAGAACGATCCGCAGCGGCCAGCGTGAAGTTGAAGGACGCCCGGACGCAGATGGAAGCACTGCAGAACCGCGACCAGACGATCACAGATGAAACTGGTAACTCGATTGCCGGTGATGGCATTTCGTATTGGCCAGGCGAGAATGAGCCCCGTGCCTTCACGATGGACCAGAGGTTCTAG
- a CDS encoding phage virion morphogenesis protein: MADATRVHINISGDKDVVAMLESVGLEVKDMQPAMQDVGKYLKGFFSGEVFASRGGAIGERWPRLSTKYAAWKARKYPGRPVLVRTGVMQKSFTYKSKPLQVTISNKAAHFVYHQSDAPRTLIPYRPMMKVEDGDERYQQIVRIINSRLAQTIKEKGGA, translated from the coding sequence ATGGCTGATGCAACCCGCGTCCATATCAACATCTCGGGGGACAAGGATGTCGTGGCCATGCTCGAGAGCGTGGGGCTGGAAGTCAAGGACATGCAGCCCGCCATGCAGGACGTGGGGAAGTACCTCAAGGGGTTCTTCTCGGGTGAGGTGTTTGCTTCGCGCGGTGGGGCGATCGGTGAGCGGTGGCCGCGCCTGAGCACCAAGTACGCGGCATGGAAAGCACGGAAGTACCCCGGACGTCCAGTGCTCGTACGTACGGGAGTTATGCAGAAGTCCTTCACGTACAAGTCTAAACCGCTGCAGGTGACGATCAGCAACAAGGCAGCGCACTTCGTGTACCACCAAAGCGATGCCCCACGGACGCTCATTCCATATCGCCCCATGATGAAAGTGGAAGACGGGGATGAGCGCTACCAGCAGATCGTACGCATCATCAATAGCCGCCTGGCGCAGACGATTAAAGAGAAGGGAGGTGCCTAG
- a CDS encoding phage tail tube protein — protein sequence MATFDPYIGRRDAVGLGIETTPGTAVAPQVWLRWLDQPLNPRTEVLENESAMGVVDRVNDSEVASAWVEGTLGGKVTDSGVGYLLLGIFGEVSTGTVSSGIYPHTFAVNQSSIPKTLTIAQSGPAGAKRHSYGTVDTFELTAEEKGWVQVSCAVKARTGVSSTETPAIAPEKEFTSKNIVLKLAATVGNLSGAAPVKARSLTLTIERPSEQFDALGTNNEPEFDRGTFEARGEFVVRHTTDQHETDMLANTVKALSIALTNDTTSLTFTASKVRFREIDTDRSRDNVVTQTVQFFCEFDTATNKSIDAVLRNATASYVAA from the coding sequence ATGGCGACATTTGATCCATATATCGGTAGGCGAGACGCCGTAGGTCTCGGCATTGAAACAACCCCAGGGACGGCAGTAGCCCCACAGGTATGGCTGCGCTGGCTAGACCAGCCGCTCAACCCACGCACGGAAGTACTCGAAAACGAGAGCGCCATGGGCGTGGTGGACCGCGTGAACGACAGCGAAGTAGCAAGCGCCTGGGTAGAAGGAACGCTCGGCGGCAAGGTAACCGATAGCGGTGTGGGTTACCTGCTCCTTGGCATCTTCGGCGAGGTCAGTACCGGAACGGTATCGAGCGGCATCTATCCGCACACCTTCGCCGTGAACCAAAGCTCGATCCCGAAGACCCTCACTATTGCCCAGAGTGGTCCTGCAGGAGCGAAGCGCCATAGCTACGGAACCGTTGACACCTTCGAGCTCACCGCTGAGGAGAAGGGCTGGGTGCAGGTCTCGTGCGCGGTGAAGGCACGTACCGGAGTGTCGAGCACCGAGACGCCGGCTATCGCACCGGAGAAGGAGTTCACCAGCAAGAACATCGTCCTCAAGCTAGCCGCTACGGTCGGGAACCTGAGCGGCGCGGCCCCGGTGAAAGCACGCAGCCTCACCCTGACCATCGAGCGTCCAAGCGAACAGTTCGATGCACTGGGAACCAACAACGAGCCGGAGTTCGACCGAGGGACCTTCGAGGCGCGCGGTGAGTTCGTGGTGCGCCACACCACCGACCAGCACGAGACGGACATGCTCGCAAACACCGTCAAGGCGCTGAGTATCGCCCTGACGAACGACACCACCAGCCTGACCTTCACGGCGAGCAAGGTGCGCTTCCGCGAGATTGACACTGATCGGAGTCGGGACAACGTAGTGACTCAGACGGTGCAGTTCTTCTGCGAGTTCGACACCGCAACGAACAAGTCGATCGACGCAGTGCTGCGAAACGCGACCGCGTCATACGTCGCCGCCTAG